The genomic segment GCGAAAGGAGCAGTTTGGAAAGACAGTCCCAAGGAAGCTGCTCAAGGAGCGGATCTGGTGATTACCAATTTACCCTTACCCCATCATGTTTTGGAAAATATGTTAGGGGAAACCGGTGCTGTAGAAGGGATGAAACCCGGTGCCACCTGGATGGATTTTTCCACCACTGACTACCACAATACCCAACATATTGCTGACGAAGCTGCCAAAAAAGAATTATTCAGTTTGGAATCTCCGGTGAGCAATCTCTCGCACATGGGCGTAGATTTTTGTAATGTCAGTTACTATGTCAGTGGCGATCGCAAAGGCTACGATCTGAGCAAAGAAACTCTCGATGCGATCGGTGAAATCTCCTTCTTTGTCAGCGACACCATCGGAGAAGCGCAAACCGTAAAACTCCTCACCAACTTGTTGTTTTATTCGCAAATGTTGGTCTTGGGAGAAACGATGATGATTTCTAAGATCTACGGCATTCCCTTAATGTGGATGTGGCATTATATCCGCGCCTCCCAAGGAAATAGCGTGGTCACCGAGCAGGTTACTCCCTTCATTTTCGATGGCAGTTATGACTATTCCTGTTCTTTGGAAATTACAGTAAAAGATACGGATTTAACCGTCAAGCTCGCAGACGAACTCGGCGTAGCTTTGCCTCTGGGACGTATTGTGGAAGAGCGATACCGGGAAGCTGGCGAGAAATACGATCTCTCCTGCGACAATCACGTGAAAGTCACGAAATTGATTGAAGACGACAACAATTTAGATTTGCGACTTCCTGATTTTACCGCTCCTTCTCCTTACGGATTAGATCGCAGTTACGTTCATTCCACAGAACGGGTAAAAGATAAATTCGGTCGGATTAAACCCCTTCCCTATCAACTGACCTACGATGCACCCGAGCCTTTGCAAGACGAAAAGTTGATGGATATTGCCAAGTCTCTAACTGATTTTATGGCTTATATCAATTACCTCGTTTTAGGGGAAGCCAATGCATTAGGCAAAGGCATGGGATTGAGCGATGAATTATTAGAGGATGTGATTCGTTGGAGCGTTGGAACCTGTTGGGTATCCGATAATCTCGACACTTATCAACCCAATCCCGAGATTGTCGAAAAGATAAAGTCTCTCGATCTTGGCAGTAAGGTGAAGCTACCCGTCATAAGCAAAATGATAGAACATCTGAGTCGTTAACATTTTTCTGTCGATCTTGTTAGGCACCTCTGAGGAAGATGAGAGATCTTAATTCATGGGGGTGCCTAATTTCTCAGCGCTCCCAATTTACCTAACTTCTACGAAAAAACCGCTCTTCATTGTCTTTTTCAAGGGTTAAGTTATGCAAGAATTCATCAGTCTACCTCAACTTTTTAAACTGCAAGCGCAAAGAACTCCAAAGCAGATTGCGATCGTTGATGGAGATAGTTCAATTTCCTACGAACAACTTGACAATTTAACAGACAAATTAGCATCTTATCTGCAACAGCAAGGCGTGACTGCAGATCGAGCTGTGGGAGTCTTTCTAGAAAAGTCCCAAGATTACATTATTGCTTGTCTGGCTATTCTTAAAGCTGGGGGAGCTTATATGTCCCTGGAATCAAGATATCCAGATGCAATGCTCGAGAAAATGGTAGCGAATACCAAACCTATTTTAATTATTACTAAGAGTAAATATCGCGACCGGCTAAGTAGTGCGATCGCAGCAAAACTTTTACCAATCGACCAAGAATCTAGCTGGAATTTGCCTCTAAAACCAGATTGGGAATTACCATCAATATCTTCTCAAGATATAGCTCACATTGTCCATACATCAGGGAGTACGGGAGAACCAAAAGCTATAGCGCTAAATCATGAAGCACGTCTTGGTGGTGAATTAAGGCGAGATCGTATTAGTGTCTGCGAATCTGGCGATCGCCTCGCATACAATACGTTCTTTGAATGGGAGATCTGGAGACCTCTCATCAGAGGAGCAACTTGCTATATTATTCCCGATGAAATTCTTTACGACTATCAATTATTCTTAGATTTCGTTAACAAACACCAAGTTAATGAAATGACGCTTTCTCCTTCCTTAGCTCAAGCGATTATTAATAATATTGACTCGGAAGGCATGAGGGCAAAGCTATCTAGTTTGAAAGTTATTTGGTTAAGTGGCGAAGCAGTCAGTCAAAATCTGAAGCGACAATTAATGGAGATATTTCCATTAACCCGCTTAATTAACTACTATGGCTTAAGTGAATGTTTTACTATCGCTATTGAGGATCTGACCCAGACAGCAGACTTGCCGTCTGGCTTTTGTGCTGTGGGCACTTTATTCGCGGAAGATGAAATAATATTATTAGACGATCGCGGAGAGCAAGTATCTCCAGGAAATGAAGGGGAAATGTACTTAAATAGCCCCTATATGTTTCAAGGATATTTGAACGAACCCGAGTTAACAGCCAAAAGTTTTGCCAATATTAATGGAATTCCTTTCTTCAAAACTGGAGATATAGCCGCTTTTTTACCCGATGGAACCTTGGAAATTAGAGGGCGCTGCAACGATATGGTGAATCTGCGAGGCTATAACTTTTCCTTGGCTGGTATCGAACATAAATTATCAGAACATGCAGCCGTCAAAAGCTGTGTGGTTGTTCTGCAAGGAGAAGTCGAGGAAAATAAGAAGCTCGTAGCATATTTCGTGCCGGAGAATCCGGGTCAAGATCCTCAAGAGATTGGGGCACTAAAATTGAGGTTACGCGATCGCTTGCAGGAACTTTTCCCGCCTCACATGATACCTTCGGCGTTCGTGGCTATTGATGAAATTCCTTTAACACCTGTGGGTAAATTAGATCGTCAGCAATTACCCAGTCCCGAACAGTCGCGCCCAGATTTGGCAGTCCCCTTAGTTAAATCTCGATCGCAGACTGAAAAAGCGATCGCTCGGGTTTGGCAAGACGTTCTGCAGTTAAAGGAAGTCGGAATTAATGATAGTTTCTTCGATCTCGGTGGTAATTCCTTACTGCTGATCCGGGTTCATAAAGAACTGAGTCAAGAGTTTGAGGTTCATCTGCCGATAACGACATTATTTGAGCACCCAACCATCGCGACTCTAGCCCGACACTTGCAGCAAAAACGGACTGGAACAACAGCGGTTAAGCCTGGCCAGAAAAGAACGAAACCCATCAAGGATAGTTCTGATATCGCAATAGTCGGCATGTCCGGCCGGTTTCCTGGAGCGAACAATATCGATACATTCTGGAACAATCTACGAGAAGGAGTAGAGTCAATTTCTTTTTTCAGCGATCGCGAAATTGAGCTACAAGACCCCAACTGGATCGACCATCCCAATTACGTCAAAGCGAGTCCGATCCTGCCGGATATCGATCGCTTCGATGCCCAGTTCTTTGGCTACAGCGAGAAAGAAGCTCAGCTCATGGACCCCCAACACCGTTTTTTCTTGGAATGTGCTTGGGAAGCCCTAGAAAATGCTGGCTACAATCCGAGGAATTATCCCGGTACGGTGGGAGTGTATGCAGGTTCGAGTCCGAGCACCTATTTAATTAATAACGTCTCCCCCAGCTTAGGAGCCTCTCCCCATCGCCCTTTGCTGACTCATTGTCTATTTCGAGGAACTGGCGACGTACACTCAGATCTCGGTAATGGCTCGGACTACTTACCCATGCGAGTTTCTTATAAATTCAACCTAACCGGACCGAGCCTTAACATACAAACAGCCTGTTCGACTTCCTTGGTTGCCGTTCATTTAGCTTGTCAGAGTTTGCGCAGCGGTGAATCCGATCTCGCCCTAGCTGGAGGCGCTTCTATCTTCGTGCCGGAAAAAACGGGTTATTTATATCATGAAGATATGATGCTCTCTCCAGATGGGCACTGTCGTGCGTTTGATGCCGATGCCCGAGGAACCTTGTTTGGCAATGGAGTGGGAACTGTTGTATTGAAGAGGTTGGAAGAGGCGATCGCAGATCGAGATACCATCTACGCTGTTATCAAAGGATCGGCAATTAACAATGATGGAGCCGGTAAAGTTAGCTATACAGCTCCGAGTATCGAAGGGCAAACTGCTGCTATTTCCGACGCTCTGGCTATGGCGAACATCAATCCGAGAACAGTAAGTTATGTAGAAGCCCACGGTACGGGAACGCCTTTAGGCGACCCCATCGAAATTGCAGCCCTAACCCAAGCCTTTCGACAGAATACAAGCAGCCAAGACAATAATTTTTGCGCTATAGGTTCGGTCAAAACGAATATCGGCCATCTCGATGCAACCGCAGGGATAGCCAGCTTGATTAAAACAGTGCTGGCGCTGCATCATAAAGCCATACCGCCCAGCTTGCACTTCAAACAACCCAATCCCAATATTGATTTCTCCCAAAGCCCCTTTTATGTCAATACTGCCCTAACTCAGTGGGAAACTAACGGAGATCCTCGTTGTGCAGGAGTCAGTTCTTTCGGTATGGGGGGAACCAATGCCCATGTGGTTCTAGAAGAAGCCCCCAAACCCCTCAATACCCAAGCAGCAACCGTGCAAAGCGAACCTCCTCTCCATCTGCTGACTCTCTCCGGAAAGACAGAGCAGGCTGTTGCCGATTTGGTCGAAAGTTATGTAGCCGAGTTAAATCGGGAAGCAAAGATTGGCGATATTTGTTTTACTGCTAATGCCGGACGAGAGCATTTTAAACATCGTTTGGCAGTGATTGCTGGATCTACAGAGGAGCTTTTGCAGCAGTTGCAAACCTTTGGAAAGCCTCTGAATGCCACTGCAGACTCGAGCCAACAGATTGCCTTTATTTTTACCGGACAAGGTTCTCAGTATGCGGGTATGGCTCGTCAACTTTATCAAACTCAGCCCGTATTCCGCCAAGCCTTAGACGAGTGCGATCGCATCCTTCATTCTTATCTAGATCTTCCCTTGTTGGAAGTGTTGTATCCAGACTTAGAGAGCCAGAAACAGGAAACCGAAACTCCCTGGGCGATCGACCAGACCCGCTACACTCAACCTGCTATCTTTGCCATTGAATATGCTTTAGCCCAATTGTGGCAATCCTGGGGCATTGAACCCGATCTGGTCATGGGTCATAGTATTGGGGAGTATGTAGCCGCTTGTGTCGCTGGGGTGTTTAGCCTAGAAGACGGGCTAAAATTAATTGCCCAACGGGGTAAGCTGATGCAAGCATTACCTCAAGATGGCGAAATGTTGGCATTGCTAGCATCAGAAGCAGACGCTAAAGCAGCCATTGAACCCTATGCTGAAGAGGTTTCTCTTGCCGCAATTAACGGACCTGAAAGTATTGTCATTTCCGGAAAACGAGAGGCAATTAACGCCATCGAACGCCATCTGGGGACGCGGGGAATCAAAACCAAAAAATTAACCGTTTCCCATGCGTTCCACTCGCCCTCGATCGAGCCGATGTTGGCAGAGTTTGACCGAGTGCTGCAACAAATACAGTTTAGTATGCCCCAGCTCGGGCTTGTTAGTAATGTTACTGGAGAGCTAGCAACCACAGCCATAACTACCAGCGAATATTGGTGCGATCATGCCCGGCAACCCGTACAGTTTATGACTGGGATGTCAACCTTAGAACAACAAGAAATTGATGTATTCATTGAGATTGGAGCCAAACCGATTTTACTCGGCATGGGTCGTCAGTGTCTCCCAACACACAAAGGGTTGTGGTTGCCCAGTTTGCGATCGGGACAGGAAGATTGGCAACAGCTCTTAAGCAGTCTGGCAGAACTATACCGACATGGCGTACCCATCAATTGGTTCGGTTTTCACCAAGATTTTCAACGTCGTCGCATTCCTTTACCCACCTATCCTTTCCAACGGGAACGATATTGGGTAGAGGCAAAGAATGAAAGCGACAATTCCCAGCTTAGTCAACGACCGATATTAGCAGAAATTGGCGATCGCCTCGAGACCCGATTAGCTGAGTTAATCGATCGGCCGACCATAGTAGTATTTGCAGAAACATTAGCCCAACTCGAAAATGTCAGTGTTACTTATATTCTGGCTGCTCTCGAACAAATGGGATGGAAATTTCAGCTCCAAGAGAGCTTTAAGACCGACCAAATTGCCGAGAAGTTGGGTGTTATTCCTCAACATCAAAGATTGTTCGAGCGAATGCTGGATATACTCGCTGAAGTAAACGTGCTTCAACAGAGTGAAGATAAGTGGGAAATAATCTCGATTCCTGAAATCGAAGATCCCCAGGAGCAGATGAATTCCCTATCCTGCTCGGAAGCAGAAGCAGAAATAACCTTACTCAGACGTTGTGCACCCCAACTCGTTGAGGTACTTCGAGGACAATGCAATCCATTAGAATTACTATTCCCCAATGGTGACTTGAGTACCTTAATTCAGCACTATCAAAATTCTCCAGTTATACGGATAATGAATACCCTAGTGCAAGAAACGGTATTGTCAGTCATAGAGGGTTTACCTCAAGACCGGGGCTTGAGTATTTTAGAGATTGGCGGAGGGACTGGAAGTACAACCTCCTATCTGCTGCCCCATTTACCAGCCGATCGTACAGAATATATTTTTACCGATCTGGGAGCCTTTTTGGTTGTTAAAGCGCGGGACAGATTCAAAGATTATTCATTTGTTAGCTACGAAGTCTTAGACATTGAAAAAGATCCACAACAGCAAGGATTTAACCTGCATCAATTTGATTTAATCATTGCGGTGGACGTGCTGCACGCTACCACTGAAATGCATCAGACCATGGAAAATGTTAGAAGGTTATTGGCTCCGAGTGGAACTCTGATAATGATTGAGGATACTACTCCCTTACGCTGGGTGGATCTAACCTTTGGATTGACTGAAGGATGGTGGAAATTTACCGATTTTGATTTGCGTCCATCCCATGTATTACTATCTATTCCTCAGTGGCAGAAATTACTACGGGAAACTAAGTTTAAGCCAGCCGTCACTATTTCGCTCAAGCCGGAAAGTATTGAGAGTAAAGGCCTTCTTCCCCAGGAAACAATTATTATTACTCAAGCTCAAGAAAACCCAGAGATGAGGGCGCAGAGAAAGGGGCAAGTCGATCGCATAGATGCTGATACTGGGGTCAGTACAAATGAGAAAAAGCAGGATATTGCCGACTGGTTTTATATCCCATCCTGGAAACGTTCAGTTATACCCGATTATCAACTAGGCAAAAAAGTCTTTGAGTCGAATGTGCTGGTATTTATTGATGAGTGTGGTTTGGGAGAGCAACTCGGACAAAGATTAGCCATAGAAGGGGCTGATGTTATTTGTGTCCGTTGCGGTTCCGAGTTTAGTAAGCACAGCGATCGCCTCTATAGTATCGATCCCACTCAAGCCGATGATTACTATACCTTACTTAAAGAACTGAAGGAATTCAATAAAAGCCCCGATCGCATTATTCATCTGTGGAGCGTTACCCAAAATAACCCCATAGAATTAGGAATGGAATCTTTTGAAGCCTTCCAGAATCTGGGTTTATATAGCCTCATCTTTCTTGCCCAAGCTCTGGGAAAACTGAATTTTATCAATCCCCTTCAACTCATAGTCGTATCAAACAACATGCAGGACGTGAGTGGAGAAGAAATATTATGCCCAGAGAAAGCTACTTTGCTTTCTCCTTGTAAGGTGATTAGACAAGAATACCCAAACATAAACTGTCGCAGTATTGATATTGTTCTTCCTCCATCCCAAAAGCAGGAAAAACTTGTTGCCCAACTCCTAGCAGAAATTAGCGCACAGTCTGAAGATTTAACCATCGCTTATCGAGGCAAACATCGTTGGGTACAAATTTTTGAACCCGTGCGATTAGAAAAACCCCAACAAAGTACATCATCCCTCAGAGAAGGAGGAGTTTATCTCATTACTGGTGGACTGGGGGCGATCGGTCTTTTGCTAGCAGAACACTTTGGAAAAACTCTACGGGCAAAACTAATATTAGTAGGGCGATCGCAATTTCCTGCCCGCGATGATTGGTCTCAATGGCTAGTCACCCATTCTCCAGACGATAATATCAGTCGTAAAATTGAGAAATTGCAGGAAATTGAGGCAATAGGAGCTGAAGTTCTTGTGCTCAGTGCGGATGTGGCCAATAAACAACAAATGGAGAACGTCATTACTCAAGCAGAGAAGAACTTTGGCAAGATTGATGGAGCGATCCACAGCGTAATGTTTTCTGGAGATAAGGCATTGTGTTCTATCGCCGACACAACGATCTTGGATGTACAACAGCATTTTCCCGGAAAAGTAGAAGGAACAATAGTCTTATCAAATGTTCTACAAAACAAGAATCCTGACTTTTGCCTGTTAATGTCTTCCATAGGAACAGTGCTGGGAGGTATGGATGAAGTTGCATATCATGCAGCCAATCTATTTATGGATGCTTTTGTTCATCAACAAAACAAAGTTAACTCTATTCCTTGGCTTAGCGTAAACTGGGAAGAGATGAACTTAGCTCATTATCGAATTGGAGCTACAGTAACTCCATTTGTGATTTCACCAGAAGAAGGTATTGAGGTCTTTGAGAGGATTCTATCAACCCGAGAGCTTAATCAAATCCTGGTCTCCAGTGGAGACTTACAAGCTCGTATCGATCAGTGGGTCAACCTTAAATCTGTAACAAAACAGAATACTTCTGAAGGAGAAGTATCCTACCCAGGAATGGAATTTCGCCAGCAACTAGAGATAGTTCCTATGCTCGAGCGTCAAGCATTATTGGTTGCTCGTGTTCGTACACAGATAGCAAGGGCACTCGGAACCTCTCCCGATCGCATCGAACTAGAGCAAAAACTGATAGAGTTAGGATTAGATTCTTTGATGTCTATTGAGCTAAGAAATAACCTTCAGGTGAGCTTGGGTGTATCCTTACCTTCCACTTTACTTTTTGATTACCCAACTCTAGAAGCATTAACAAATTACTTAGCTCGAGATCTTCTTTTTCAGGAAGACTCAGCATGGTTAAGCGAGCGTTCAATTCAACAGAATGTTGATGTTGTGCGAGATAGCTCTTCTCCATCAACGCTAGTATCAATTCAGCCTAATGGCTCAAAGCTTCCTCTTTTCGTCGTTCCTGGGGTTTTTGGAAACATCTTCGATATCTATCCCTTGGCAAAATATTTAGACTCAGAGCAACCCCTGTACGGCTTGCGATCGCTGGGTTTACACGAATGTGAAAAACCATTAACGCGAATGGTAGACATTGCCGCTCTCCACATTAAATCTCTACAAGCCATTCAGCCCCATGGTCCCTACTTTTTGGGCGGTCATTCTCTTGGAGGTAAGGTCGTTTTTGAGATGGCTCAGCAGCTACGACATCAGGGAGAGGATGTTGCTTTGCTCGCCATTATTGATTGTTTGGCCGCCAACCCTTTAAAATATCAAAACTTTGCTGAATGGAACAATAGCCAACTCATCGAAGATTTGAGTACTTTTTATGAAGGTTCCTTAGAACAGGAAGTGAAAATTTCTGCGGAAACATTGCAATCAATTGCAGAAGAGCGTCAGTTAGATTGTCTTCTGCAAAAATTAACCACGGCAGGATTGAATTTAAGCCAAGTCGAGCTAAAGAAAATTTTCCAAGTTTACAAAGCTCACATTCAAGCTGATGTTGACTATATTCCCCAAGAGAATTATCCGGTTGAAATTACCTTCTTCCGGGCAATGGAAGCGGGTTTATTTGAGGCAACACTCGGTGAAACAACAATATTGGAAGACCCAACATGGGGATGGAGTAAGATTTCTTCTAGACCGGTTATAATTCAGGAAATCTCAGGAAACCATTTCACTATGATGCAAGATCCAAATATCCAAACCATAGCTGAAAAACTCAGAGATTTCATCTCTGATTAAAACCACTTCTTTCCATTCTGCGATCGAGTAAAGATAGCAATCCTGAATAGAGGACATAATCATGAAAAAAATTCTAGTGTTATGGACGACCGTTCGGTCAACATCCACCGCCTTTGAAAAGATGATACGCCAAAGAGGCGATTTTCTCGTGTTTCACGAACCTTTTGGATTATCTTACTATAACTCACCAGAGCGTCGCGACATCAATCGCTATCCAAATATAGAACTCAATCCTGAATATAGCTATCAAAAAACATGGCAGAAACTACAACAGAATTCAGGCGATCGCGGTGTTTTCGTTAAGGATATGGCTTATTACGTCTCTCACTTAGCCAACAAAGATTTTTTATCTATATTTGAAAATACATTTCTCATACGCGATCCGGCTAAAATGCTACCATCCCTTTACAACGAATGGCCTGATTTTACCTTAGAAGAAGCGGGTTATGCAGAACTCTATAATGTATTTGAGAGAGTGAGGCAAATGAGCGGGAAAACTCCAGTTGTCATTGACTCAGACGATTTAGTGCAAAATCCTGAATTAACAGTGAAGGCATACTGCAATGCTGTAGGAATACCTTTTATTAAAGAATCTCTGGAGTGGGAACCTCAGTCCCGTCCTGAATTAAGTAACTGGGAACCTAGTTGGCACGGATACTTAAACACTACCAGCGGTTTTAAAGCGCAAAAGCAAA from the Roseofilum casamattae BLCC-M143 genome contains:
- a CDS encoding NAD(P)-dependent oxidoreductase, whose product is MSKQKIAYIGTGAMGKQHIYKLLEDGYNVQVYDKYPEAATTVIAKGAVWKDSPKEAAQGADLVITNLPLPHHVLENMLGETGAVEGMKPGATWMDFSTTDYHNTQHIADEAAKKELFSLESPVSNLSHMGVDFCNVSYYVSGDRKGYDLSKETLDAIGEISFFVSDTIGEAQTVKLLTNLLFYSQMLVLGETMMISKIYGIPLMWMWHYIRASQGNSVVTEQVTPFIFDGSYDYSCSLEITVKDTDLTVKLADELGVALPLGRIVEERYREAGEKYDLSCDNHVKVTKLIEDDNNLDLRLPDFTAPSPYGLDRSYVHSTERVKDKFGRIKPLPYQLTYDAPEPLQDEKLMDIAKSLTDFMAYINYLVLGEANALGKGMGLSDELLEDVIRWSVGTCWVSDNLDTYQPNPEIVEKIKSLDLGSKVKLPVISKMIEHLSR
- a CDS encoding type I polyketide synthase is translated as MQEFISLPQLFKLQAQRTPKQIAIVDGDSSISYEQLDNLTDKLASYLQQQGVTADRAVGVFLEKSQDYIIACLAILKAGGAYMSLESRYPDAMLEKMVANTKPILIITKSKYRDRLSSAIAAKLLPIDQESSWNLPLKPDWELPSISSQDIAHIVHTSGSTGEPKAIALNHEARLGGELRRDRISVCESGDRLAYNTFFEWEIWRPLIRGATCYIIPDEILYDYQLFLDFVNKHQVNEMTLSPSLAQAIINNIDSEGMRAKLSSLKVIWLSGEAVSQNLKRQLMEIFPLTRLINYYGLSECFTIAIEDLTQTADLPSGFCAVGTLFAEDEIILLDDRGEQVSPGNEGEMYLNSPYMFQGYLNEPELTAKSFANINGIPFFKTGDIAAFLPDGTLEIRGRCNDMVNLRGYNFSLAGIEHKLSEHAAVKSCVVVLQGEVEENKKLVAYFVPENPGQDPQEIGALKLRLRDRLQELFPPHMIPSAFVAIDEIPLTPVGKLDRQQLPSPEQSRPDLAVPLVKSRSQTEKAIARVWQDVLQLKEVGINDSFFDLGGNSLLLIRVHKELSQEFEVHLPITTLFEHPTIATLARHLQQKRTGTTAVKPGQKRTKPIKDSSDIAIVGMSGRFPGANNIDTFWNNLREGVESISFFSDREIELQDPNWIDHPNYVKASPILPDIDRFDAQFFGYSEKEAQLMDPQHRFFLECAWEALENAGYNPRNYPGTVGVYAGSSPSTYLINNVSPSLGASPHRPLLTHCLFRGTGDVHSDLGNGSDYLPMRVSYKFNLTGPSLNIQTACSTSLVAVHLACQSLRSGESDLALAGGASIFVPEKTGYLYHEDMMLSPDGHCRAFDADARGTLFGNGVGTVVLKRLEEAIADRDTIYAVIKGSAINNDGAGKVSYTAPSIEGQTAAISDALAMANINPRTVSYVEAHGTGTPLGDPIEIAALTQAFRQNTSSQDNNFCAIGSVKTNIGHLDATAGIASLIKTVLALHHKAIPPSLHFKQPNPNIDFSQSPFYVNTALTQWETNGDPRCAGVSSFGMGGTNAHVVLEEAPKPLNTQAATVQSEPPLHLLTLSGKTEQAVADLVESYVAELNREAKIGDICFTANAGREHFKHRLAVIAGSTEELLQQLQTFGKPLNATADSSQQIAFIFTGQGSQYAGMARQLYQTQPVFRQALDECDRILHSYLDLPLLEVLYPDLESQKQETETPWAIDQTRYTQPAIFAIEYALAQLWQSWGIEPDLVMGHSIGEYVAACVAGVFSLEDGLKLIAQRGKLMQALPQDGEMLALLASEADAKAAIEPYAEEVSLAAINGPESIVISGKREAINAIERHLGTRGIKTKKLTVSHAFHSPSIEPMLAEFDRVLQQIQFSMPQLGLVSNVTGELATTAITTSEYWCDHARQPVQFMTGMSTLEQQEIDVFIEIGAKPILLGMGRQCLPTHKGLWLPSLRSGQEDWQQLLSSLAELYRHGVPINWFGFHQDFQRRRIPLPTYPFQRERYWVEAKNESDNSQLSQRPILAEIGDRLETRLAELIDRPTIVVFAETLAQLENVSVTYILAALEQMGWKFQLQESFKTDQIAEKLGVIPQHQRLFERMLDILAEVNVLQQSEDKWEIISIPEIEDPQEQMNSLSCSEAEAEITLLRRCAPQLVEVLRGQCNPLELLFPNGDLSTLIQHYQNSPVIRIMNTLVQETVLSVIEGLPQDRGLSILEIGGGTGSTTSYLLPHLPADRTEYIFTDLGAFLVVKARDRFKDYSFVSYEVLDIEKDPQQQGFNLHQFDLIIAVDVLHATTEMHQTMENVRRLLAPSGTLIMIEDTTPLRWVDLTFGLTEGWWKFTDFDLRPSHVLLSIPQWQKLLRETKFKPAVTISLKPESIESKGLLPQETIIITQAQENPEMRAQRKGQVDRIDADTGVSTNEKKQDIADWFYIPSWKRSVIPDYQLGKKVFESNVLVFIDECGLGEQLGQRLAIEGADVICVRCGSEFSKHSDRLYSIDPTQADDYYTLLKELKEFNKSPDRIIHLWSVTQNNPIELGMESFEAFQNLGLYSLIFLAQALGKLNFINPLQLIVVSNNMQDVSGEEILCPEKATLLSPCKVIRQEYPNINCRSIDIVLPPSQKQEKLVAQLLAEISAQSEDLTIAYRGKHRWVQIFEPVRLEKPQQSTSSLREGGVYLITGGLGAIGLLLAEHFGKTLRAKLILVGRSQFPARDDWSQWLVTHSPDDNISRKIEKLQEIEAIGAEVLVLSADVANKQQMENVITQAEKNFGKIDGAIHSVMFSGDKALCSIADTTILDVQQHFPGKVEGTIVLSNVLQNKNPDFCLLMSSIGTVLGGMDEVAYHAANLFMDAFVHQQNKVNSIPWLSVNWEEMNLAHYRIGATVTPFVISPEEGIEVFERILSTRELNQILVSSGDLQARIDQWVNLKSVTKQNTSEGEVSYPGMEFRQQLEIVPMLERQALLVARVRTQIARALGTSPDRIELEQKLIELGLDSLMSIELRNNLQVSLGVSLPSTLLFDYPTLEALTNYLARDLLFQEDSAWLSERSIQQNVDVVRDSSSPSTLVSIQPNGSKLPLFVVPGVFGNIFDIYPLAKYLDSEQPLYGLRSLGLHECEKPLTRMVDIAALHIKSLQAIQPHGPYFLGGHSLGGKVVFEMAQQLRHQGEDVALLAIIDCLAANPLKYQNFAEWNNSQLIEDLSTFYEGSLEQEVKISAETLQSIAEERQLDCLLQKLTTAGLNLSQVELKKIFQVYKAHIQADVDYIPQENYPVEITFFRAMEAGLFEATLGETTILEDPTWGWSKISSRPVIIQEISGNHFTMMQDPNIQTIAEKLRDFISD